A DNA window from Brenneria izadpanahii contains the following coding sequences:
- a CDS encoding acyl CoA:acetate/3-ketoacid CoA transferase has protein sequence MKLDKPKRINGRVPVLSAEEAVKFIPDEATLCVLGAGGGILEATTLITALSERYKNTQTPRNLSLISPTGLGDRAERGISPLAQEGLVKWALCGHWGQSPRISDLAEQNKIIAYNYPQGVLTQAIRASAAHQPGILSNIGIGTFVDPRQQGGKLNEVTKEELVKLVEIDNQEYLFFKAIAPNIAFIRATTCDSEGYASFEDEVMYLDALVIAQAVHNNGGIVMMQVQKMVKKATLHPKSVRIPGYLVDIVVVDPAQTQLYGGAPVNRFISGDFVLDDSARLEIPLNQRKLVARRALFEMRKGAVGNVGVGIADGIGLVAREEGCADDFVLTVETGPIGGITTQGVAFGANVNTRAILDMTSQFDFYHGGGLDVCYLSFAEIDQHGNVGVHKFNGKIMGTGGFIDISATSKKIIFCGTLTAGSLKTEVGSGKLKIIQEGRVKKFIKEIPEITFSGKIALERGLDVRYITERAVFTLKQDGLHLVEIAPGVDLEKDILSQMDFKPIISSDLKLMDERMFYDKVMGFILPEGE, from the coding sequence ATGAAACTGGATAAACCAAAAAGAATTAATGGTAGAGTCCCCGTATTATCCGCTGAAGAGGCGGTAAAGTTTATTCCGGATGAAGCGACGCTTTGCGTGTTGGGGGCCGGCGGCGGCATTCTGGAGGCGACGACATTAATTACCGCATTATCTGAACGGTATAAAAATACACAAACGCCGCGCAATCTTTCTTTAATCAGCCCGACGGGGTTGGGCGATCGGGCGGAAAGAGGAATTAGTCCGCTGGCGCAGGAAGGTCTGGTTAAATGGGCGCTTTGCGGCCACTGGGGACAGTCTCCGCGTATTTCCGATTTGGCCGAGCAAAACAAAATCATCGCTTACAACTATCCGCAAGGCGTGTTGACGCAGGCCATCAGGGCTTCAGCCGCCCACCAGCCGGGTATATTGAGCAATATCGGTATCGGCACTTTTGTCGATCCAAGACAGCAGGGCGGTAAGCTCAATGAAGTGACCAAAGAAGAGTTGGTCAAACTGGTGGAGATCGATAATCAGGAATACCTCTTTTTTAAAGCCATAGCGCCGAATATCGCCTTTATCCGCGCCACGACCTGCGATAGCGAAGGTTATGCCTCTTTTGAAGATGAAGTGATGTATCTGGACGCGCTGGTTATCGCGCAGGCCGTGCATAACAACGGCGGCATTGTGATGATGCAGGTGCAGAAGATGGTTAAAAAAGCGACCCTTCATCCCAAGTCCGTCAGAATACCCGGCTATCTGGTGGATATTGTCGTCGTCGATCCGGCCCAAACGCAGCTTTATGGCGGCGCGCCGGTTAACCGCTTCATTTCCGGCGATTTTGTGCTTGATGACAGCGCTAGGCTGGAGATCCCGCTGAATCAGCGCAAACTGGTGGCGCGGCGCGCGCTGTTTGAAATGCGTAAAGGCGCGGTAGGGAACGTCGGGGTCGGGATCGCCGACGGTATCGGTCTGGTCGCCAGGGAAGAAGGCTGCGCCGACGACTTCGTCTTGACGGTTGAAACCGGCCCGATAGGCGGCATCACCACGCAAGGCGTCGCCTTCGGCGCCAATGTTAATACGCGCGCTATTCTGGATATGACCTCCCAATTCGATTTTTATCACGGCGGCGGATTGGACGTCTGTTATTTGAGTTTTGCTGAAATAGACCAGCACGGTAATGTCGGCGTCCATAAATTTAACGGAAAAATTATGGGCACCGGGGGATTTATCGATATCAGCGCGACGTCGAAAAAAATTATATTTTGCGGAACATTAACCGCCGGAAGTTTAAAAACCGAAGTCGGATCAGGAAAACTGAAAATTATTCAGGAAGGCAGGGTCAAGAAATTTATAAAAGAGATACCGGAAATTACATTCAGCGGAAAAATCGCGCTGGAACGCGGGCTGGATGTTCGTTATATCACCGAACGCGCGGTATTCACCTTGAAACAAGACGGCCTGCATTTAGTTGAAATCGCGCCCGGTGTGGATTTGGAAAAAGATATCTTATCTCAAATGGACTTCAAACCCATTATATCCAGTGACTTGAAATTGATGGATGAAAGAATGTTTTATGACAAAGTCATGGGGTTTATTTTACCTGAAGGCGAATAA
- a CDS encoding acyl-CoA dehydrogenase produces the protein MDFALTEEQELLLASIRELITNNFPEEYFRTCDQTGTYPKEFMQALSDNGISLLGVPEEYNGIPADYVTQMLALMEVSKCGAPAFLITNGQCIHSMLRFGSPEQLRKTAESTLATGDPAYALALTEPGAGSDNNSATTTYTRRNGKVYLNGQKTFITGAKEYPYMLVLARDPEPKDPKKAFTLWWVESDRPGIKINPLHKIGWHMLSTCEVYLDNVEVDESDRVGEEGMGFLNVMYNFEMERLINAARSTGFAECAFEDAARYANQRIQFGKPIGHNQMIQEKLALMAIKTENMRNMVLKVAWQADMHQSLRTSAALCKLYCARTALEVIDDAIQIMGGLGYTDDARVSRFWRDVRCERIGGGTDEIMIYIAGRQILKDYQN, from the coding sequence ATGGACTTTGCTTTAACCGAAGAGCAAGAACTGCTGCTTGCAAGTATCCGGGAACTTATTACCAATAATTTCCCCGAAGAGTATTTCAGAACATGCGATCAAACGGGCACCTACCCTAAAGAATTTATGCAGGCGCTATCTGATAATGGTATTTCCTTATTGGGCGTGCCGGAGGAGTATAACGGCATACCGGCCGATTATGTGACGCAAATGCTGGCGCTGATGGAAGTCTCGAAATGCGGCGCTCCCGCATTCCTGATCACCAACGGACAGTGTATTCACAGTATGCTGAGATTCGGTTCGCCGGAGCAGCTGCGGAAAACGGCGGAAAGCACATTAGCCACCGGCGATCCCGCCTATGCGCTGGCTCTTACCGAACCCGGCGCAGGTTCGGACAACAATAGCGCGACAACCACATACACGCGCAGGAATGGCAAAGTGTATTTGAACGGCCAGAAGACGTTTATTACAGGGGCGAAAGAATATCCCTATATGCTGGTGCTGGCCCGGGATCCTGAACCCAAGGATCCGAAGAAAGCCTTTACCCTCTGGTGGGTTGAATCAGATCGTCCGGGCATCAAAATCAACCCGCTGCATAAAATTGGCTGGCATATGCTAAGCACATGCGAAGTCTATCTGGATAATGTCGAGGTGGATGAAAGCGATAGGGTGGGTGAAGAAGGCATGGGCTTCCTGAATGTGATGTATAACTTTGAAATGGAACGTCTCATCAATGCCGCCCGCAGTACCGGCTTCGCGGAGTGCGCCTTTGAAGACGCCGCCAGATACGCCAATCAGCGCATTCAGTTTGGCAAGCCAATCGGCCATAACCAGATGATTCAGGAAAAGCTGGCTTTAATGGCGATCAAGACCGAAAACATGCGCAACATGGTGTTGAAGGTGGCCTGGCAGGCGGATATGCATCAGTCATTAAGAACCAGCGCGGCGTTGTGTAAGCTGTATTGCGCCCGTACCGCGCTTGAAGTTATTGATGACGCGATACAAATCATGGGCGGATTGGGTTATACCGATGATGCGCGCGTTTCCCGATTCTGGCGCGACGTTCGTTGTGAAAGGATTGGCGGCGGAACGGATGAAATTATGATCTATATCGCCGGCCGCCAGATTCTGAAGGATTATCAGAATTAA
- the ydiB gene encoding quinate/shikimate dehydrogenase, which produces MDVTAKYELIGLMAYPIRHSLSPEMQNKALEEVGLPYTYMAFEVDNTTFGQAIEGLKALKMRGTGVSMPNKKLACKYVDELTPAAKLVGAINTIVNDNGYLKGYNTDGTGHIRAIKESGFDIRGKKMVLVGAGGASTAIGAQAAIEGIKEIMLFNRKDEFYQDALDFAKRVNDNTDCTITVTDLADQKAFAKAIAGADILTNGTKVGMKPLDNECVVSNKSMLRPDLLVSECVYNPHITKLLQMAMDAGCKTIDGYGMLLWQGAEQFKLWTGKEFPLEYIKKVMGFNA; this is translated from the coding sequence ATGGATGTTACTGCAAAATACGAACTGATTGGATTAATGGCTTATCCCATCAGACACAGTTTGTCTCCTGAAATGCAGAATAAAGCGCTGGAAGAAGTAGGTTTGCCTTATACCTATATGGCCTTTGAAGTCGATAACACGACTTTCGGTCAGGCAATTGAAGGGCTTAAAGCGTTAAAAATGCGCGGCACCGGCGTTTCCATGCCCAATAAAAAGCTGGCTTGCAAATATGTGGATGAATTAACTCCGGCAGCTAAACTGGTTGGCGCGATTAATACCATCGTAAACGACAACGGTTATCTCAAAGGATATAACACCGACGGAACGGGGCATATTCGCGCAATTAAAGAATCCGGCTTTGATATCAGGGGCAAAAAAATGGTGCTTGTCGGCGCCGGCGGGGCTTCTACGGCGATTGGCGCCCAGGCGGCAATCGAAGGCATTAAGGAAATTATGCTGTTTAACCGTAAGGATGAGTTTTACCAAGACGCGCTCGACTTCGCAAAACGGGTTAATGACAACACGGATTGCACTATTACGGTCACCGATCTGGCCGACCAGAAAGCATTCGCCAAGGCGATTGCCGGCGCCGATATCCTGACCAACGGCACGAAAGTGGGGATGAAACCGCTGGATAATGAGTGCGTCGTCAGCAACAAATCGATGCTGCGTCCGGATTTGCTGGTGTCCGAATGTGTCTACAACCCTCATATCACCAAGCTGCTGCAAATGGCAATGGACGCCGGCTGTAAAACCATCGACGGCTATGGAATGTTGCTATGGCAGGGGGCGGAGCAGTTCAAACTGTGGACCGGGAAAGAGTTTCCCCTGGAATATATTAAAAAGGTCATGGGATTCAACGCATAG
- a CDS encoding amino acid ABC transporter permease codes for MTYQLNFSALWPFWPELLAGLWVTIELTAMATVGGIAIGICGAALRSGRPTPLSRLWGLYVELIRNTPFVVQLFFIVFGLPSLGLKLTAGQAALLAMLINLGAYSTEIIRAGIQVTPKGQWEAARVLGLTRGQTFFRVILPPSLQRIYPALVSQCIIVMLGSSVVSQVSYEELTFAANLIQSRTFLSFEVYLVTTLCYLALSVLMRQLLLLAGRRFLGIQQS; via the coding sequence ATGACCTATCAGCTTAATTTCTCTGCGCTGTGGCCGTTCTGGCCCGAGCTGTTGGCAGGCTTATGGGTCACGATTGAGTTGACGGCGATGGCGACGGTTGGCGGTATCGCCATCGGTATTTGCGGCGCCGCGCTGCGCAGCGGCCGGCCCACGCCGCTAAGCCGGCTGTGGGGGCTGTATGTCGAGTTGATCCGCAATACGCCGTTTGTGGTGCAACTGTTTTTTATCGTTTTTGGTCTGCCCAGCCTGGGGCTGAAACTCACCGCCGGACAGGCGGCATTACTGGCGATGCTGATTAATCTGGGCGCTTATAGCACCGAAATTATTCGCGCCGGCATTCAGGTTACGCCGAAAGGCCAGTGGGAAGCGGCCAGGGTACTGGGGCTGACGCGCGGTCAGACTTTCTTCCGGGTGATTCTGCCGCCGTCGCTGCAAAGAATTTATCCGGCGCTGGTGAGCCAGTGCATTATCGTCATGCTCGGATCGTCGGTGGTTTCGCAGGTTTCCTATGAGGAACTGACCTTTGCCGCCAACCTGATCCAGTCTCGTACTTTTCTGAGCTTTGAGGTGTATCTGGTGACCACGCTGTGTTATCTCGCGTTGTCCGTTCTGATGCGCCAGCTATTGCTGCTGGCGGGGCGGCGCTTTTTGGGGATCCAGCAATCATGA
- a CDS encoding MFS transporter, with protein sequence MSQLKAFNAPFLLAAIGIYLSYFLHGISVITLAQNMTPLAEKFNTDNAGIAYVISGIGLGRLICILFFGIISDKFGRRSVIFLGIALYLLFFFGILASPNLIVAFILAFCVGAANAALDTGGYPALMECYPKTSGSAVILLKAMVSFGQMFYPMLVSYLLVSHLWYGYAMIIPGVLFILVTLLVIRSKFPSQTVDANIAKELPQMNSKPLAWLEGAASVVFGVAAFSTFYVIVVWMPKYAMAFAGMAEAEALKTISYYSLGSLVCVFIFAFLLKSMVRPVWANVFNTGLSVITAAIIYLYPSPLVCNVGAFVIGFSAAGGILQLGVSVMSEFFPRSKAKVTSVYMMMGGLANFVIPLITGYLSNIGLQYIILLDVLFALVAFITAIIVFVRYYKVFKIPEKDMRFGEHFFQ encoded by the coding sequence ATGAGCCAGCTCAAGGCCTTCAATGCGCCATTTTTATTAGCCGCCATAGGTATATATCTGAGCTATTTTCTTCATGGCATCAGTGTTATTACCCTGGCGCAGAATATGACCCCTTTGGCGGAAAAATTTAACACCGATAACGCCGGTATTGCCTACGTGATTTCAGGGATCGGTCTGGGCAGACTGATCTGTATCCTGTTCTTCGGCATCATCTCCGACAAGTTCGGCAGACGCTCGGTTATTTTTCTGGGCATCGCGTTGTATCTTCTGTTCTTTTTCGGCATTCTCGCCAGCCCTAATCTCATCGTTGCGTTTATTCTGGCTTTCTGCGTCGGCGCGGCGAATGCGGCATTAGACACGGGGGGATATCCGGCGTTGATGGAGTGTTATCCCAAGACATCGGGATCCGCCGTTATTCTGCTTAAGGCGATGGTTTCTTTCGGACAGATGTTTTACCCGATGTTGGTCAGCTACCTGCTGGTGAGCCATCTCTGGTATGGCTACGCCATGATCATCCCTGGCGTGCTGTTTATTCTGGTCACGCTGCTGGTGATCAGAAGTAAATTCCCCAGCCAGACCGTCGATGCCAATATTGCCAAAGAATTGCCCCAGATGAACAGTAAACCGCTGGCATGGCTGGAAGGCGCGGCCTCTGTCGTCTTTGGCGTCGCCGCATTTTCCACATTTTACGTCATCGTCGTCTGGATGCCTAAATACGCGATGGCCTTTGCCGGCATGGCGGAAGCCGAGGCATTAAAAACCATCTCCTACTATAGTCTGGGATCGCTGGTGTGCGTATTTATCTTCGCCTTTCTGCTTAAAAGCATGGTTCGGCCGGTGTGGGCCAACGTATTTAATACCGGATTATCGGTGATTACCGCGGCCATCATCTATCTTTATCCGTCCCCGCTTGTCTGTAATGTCGGGGCGTTTGTTATTGGTTTCTCTGCCGCGGGCGGAATATTACAGCTCGGCGTTTCTGTTATGTCCGAGTTCTTCCCAAGAAGCAAAGCCAAAGTTACCAGCGTTTATATGATGATGGGCGGATTGGCGAACTTTGTTATTCCTCTGATCACCGGTTATCTATCAAATATCGGACTGCAATACATTATATTGCTGGATGTCTTGTTTGCTCTTGTCGCTTTTATTACCGCGATAATCGTCTTTGTTCGTTACTATAAAGTTTTCAAGATCCCAGAAAAAGATATGCGCTTTGGCGAACACTTTTTTCAATAA
- a CDS encoding pyridoxal-phosphate-dependent aminotransferase family protein — MNNEPYAQINPPHRLLMGPGPINADPRVLRAMSSQLIGQYDPAMTHYMNQTMALYRRLFRTENRWTLLVDGTSRAGIEAILLSAIRPGDKVLVPVFGRFGYLLCEIARRCRAEVHTIEAPWGEVFTPDRIEDAIKSVRPRLLLTVQGDTSTTMLQPLAELGDICRRHGVLFYTDATASFGGNALETDAWGLDAVSAGLQKCLGGPSGSSPITLSPQMEAAIRRRKCVELGIRTGAHQDGDDEMIYSNYFDLGMVMDYWGPERLNHHTEATSMLFAARECARIIVEEGLDQSIARHALHGSALAAGIQAMGLAVFGDRDHRMNNVLGVAIPQGIHGEQVRKMLLDDFAIEIGTSFGPLQGKIWRIGTMGYNARKDCVMQTLSALEAVLNHLGFRSVQGAALQAAWDRYAGEERA, encoded by the coding sequence ATGAATAATGAACCGTACGCGCAGATCAATCCTCCTCATCGTTTATTGATGGGGCCGGGGCCGATTAATGCCGATCCGCGCGTACTGCGCGCCATGTCCAGTCAATTGATCGGGCAGTATGACCCGGCGATGACCCACTATATGAATCAGACGATGGCGCTTTACCGCCGGCTGTTTCGTACCGAAAACCGCTGGACTCTGCTGGTGGATGGCACATCGCGGGCCGGAATAGAGGCGATTCTGCTGTCGGCGATCCGCCCCGGCGATAAAGTGCTGGTGCCGGTATTTGGCCGTTTCGGCTATTTATTGTGCGAAATCGCCCGCCGTTGCCGTGCCGAGGTGCATACCATCGAGGCGCCCTGGGGCGAGGTATTCACGCCCGATCGGATTGAGGATGCGATTAAAAGCGTGCGTCCGCGATTGCTGCTGACGGTGCAGGGCGATACCTCGACCACCATGCTGCAACCGCTGGCGGAGCTGGGCGATATTTGCCGTCGTCACGGCGTGTTGTTTTATACCGATGCTACCGCCTCCTTCGGCGGGAACGCGCTGGAAACCGATGCCTGGGGGCTGGATGCGGTGTCCGCCGGGCTGCAAAAATGCCTGGGCGGCCCGTCCGGCAGTTCGCCGATCACCCTGAGCCCGCAGATGGAAGCGGCGATCCGCCGCCGTAAATGCGTTGAACTGGGGATCCGTACCGGCGCGCATCAGGACGGCGACGATGAAATGATCTACTCCAACTACTTCGATCTTGGCATGGTGATGGATTACTGGGGGCCGGAACGCCTGAATCACCACACAGAGGCCACCAGCATGCTGTTTGCGGCGCGCGAATGCGCCCGCATTATCGTCGAAGAAGGGCTGGATCAGAGTATAGCCCGCCATGCTTTACATGGATCGGCGCTGGCGGCGGGCATTCAGGCGATGGGGCTGGCGGTTTTCGGCGACCGCGATCATCGCATGAACAACGTACTGGGCGTGGCGATCCCGCAAGGAATTCACGGCGAGCAGGTGCGGAAGATGCTGTTGGATGATTTCGCCATTGAAATCGGCACCTCTTTCGGGCCGTTGCAGGGCAAGATCTGGCGTATCGGCACCATGGGCTATAACGCGCGTAAAGATTGTGTGATGCAGACGCTGAGCGCATTGGAAGCGGTGTTGAATCATCTGGGATTCCGCTCCGTTCAGGGCGCCGCATTGCAGGCCGCGTGGGATCGCTATGCCGGCGAGGAACGCGCATGA
- a CDS encoding YdiL family protein — translation MNHLELQALRQLFFMSVDEAANYIAGDNNTEMWRQWEKGEKGIPLSVIDTLTLMNKKRKERINAIIEKINNRIGNNTMRFFPDFDAFRSVYIEGDYLEWKIYQSVAAELYSHNLERLC, via the coding sequence ATGAATCATTTGGAACTACAGGCTCTGCGTCAACTTTTTTTTATGAGCGTCGATGAAGCGGCAAACTATATTGCAGGCGATAACAATACGGAAATGTGGCGGCAGTGGGAAAAAGGCGAAAAGGGAATACCGCTTTCTGTTATCGATACGCTTACATTGATGAATAAGAAGCGCAAAGAAAGGATCAATGCCATCATTGAAAAGATAAATAATCGTATCGGAAATAATACCATGCGCTTTTTCCCCGATTTCGACGCCTTTCGTTCGGTCTATATCGAGGGCGATTATTTAGAGTGGAAGATATATCAATCCGTTGCGGCTGAACTCTATTCCCATAATCTGGAACGGTTGTGCTAA
- a CDS encoding amino acid ABC transporter permease — protein MTTFTDWDIVRNLLLAARWTLLLSLTAFIGGALVTFPLMLLRLMKRKWPARVIRLYTELFQGTPLLMQLFLAFFGLALFSIDVSPWTAAALALTLFTSAFLVDIWCGSVEALPKGQWEASRCLGLTFWQALYRVIAPQAMRIAIAPTVGFSVQVIKGTALASIIGFIELTKAGTMLNNVTYQPFKVFGLVALGYFLMCYPLSYYSRYLEKKFNAAHNH, from the coding sequence ATGACGACGTTTACCGATTGGGATATTGTCCGCAATCTGCTGCTGGCGGCTCGCTGGACGCTGCTGCTGTCGCTCACCGCGTTTATTGGCGGCGCGCTAGTGACCTTCCCGCTGATGCTGTTGCGATTGATGAAACGTAAATGGCCGGCGCGCGTTATCCGCCTTTATACCGAACTGTTCCAGGGAACGCCGCTGCTGATGCAGCTGTTTCTGGCGTTTTTCGGCCTGGCGCTGTTTAGCATTGACGTCAGCCCGTGGACGGCGGCGGCGCTGGCGCTAACGCTGTTTACCAGCGCCTTTCTGGTGGATATCTGGTGCGGCAGCGTCGAAGCCTTGCCGAAAGGACAGTGGGAAGCCTCGCGGTGCCTGGGGCTGACTTTTTGGCAAGCGCTTTATCGGGTGATCGCGCCCCAGGCTATGCGTATCGCTATCGCGCCGACGGTGGGATTTTCAGTTCAGGTGATAAAAGGAACGGCGCTTGCCTCCATTATCGGTTTCATCGAACTGACGAAAGCGGGAACCATGTTGAACAACGTGACCTACCAGCCGTTTAAGGTGTTCGGCTTGGTGGCGCTCGGCTACTTCCTGATGTGTTATCCGCTTTCCTACTACAGCCGCTATCTGGAGAAGAAATTCAATGCCGCTCATAACCATTAA
- the aroD gene encoding type I 3-dehydroquinate dehydratase, translating to MKTVTVKDVVIGEGAPKIIVSLMGKDLPSMESEAQYYKDFDFDILELRIDHFDDAEHTDSVIEAVRRIRSIIHDKPILFTFRSAKEGGEKDISPDEYISLNKKIVDSGLVDLIDLELFTGDRLVSEAIEHAHARGVKVIMSNHDFHKTPPKDEIVKRLCKMQSLGADIPKIALMPQNRNDVVTLLAATLEMYEKHANRPIITMSMAKPGVISRLSGETFGSAATFGALKKSSAPGQINVKDLRSILNILHQS from the coding sequence ATGAAAACCGTAACAGTGAAAGATGTGGTGATAGGCGAAGGCGCTCCCAAAATCATCGTGTCATTGATGGGAAAAGATCTCCCGTCGATGGAGTCAGAAGCGCAATATTACAAAGATTTTGACTTTGATATCCTGGAGTTGCGTATCGATCATTTTGATGACGCGGAACATACCGATAGCGTTATCGAAGCGGTGCGCCGCATCAGGAGCATCATTCACGATAAACCGATCCTTTTCACCTTCCGCTCCGCCAAAGAAGGGGGAGAGAAGGACATATCGCCCGATGAGTATATTTCCCTGAATAAAAAGATCGTTGATAGCGGTCTGGTAGATCTCATCGACCTGGAGCTTTTTACCGGCGATCGGCTGGTAAGCGAGGCGATAGAACATGCCCATGCCCGCGGTGTGAAAGTCATCATGTCCAATCATGACTTTCATAAAACGCCGCCTAAGGACGAAATTGTCAAACGTCTGTGCAAAATGCAATCGCTGGGCGCCGATATACCTAAAATTGCGCTGATGCCGCAAAACAGAAACGATGTAGTGACACTGCTGGCGGCCACGCTGGAAATGTATGAAAAACATGCGAACCGCCCCATTATTACTATGTCCATGGCGAAACCCGGCGTTATTTCGCGTTTATCGGGGGAAACGTTTGGTTCGGCGGCCACATTCGGCGCGTTGAAAAAATCGTCTGCGCCGGGGCAGATAAATGTTAAAGATTTAAGGTCGATTTTAAATATATTACATCAATCATAA
- a CDS encoding LysR family transcriptional regulator: MNLKQLHYFKRLAEKQHYTEAASSLFIAQPSLSHAISELEKELGVMLFEKSGRNVRITQGGKIFLPYVENALLELENGRLALRQMSGCHDDIISLAFIYTMGETVVPQLIDRFTHIPGNENKRFCFYQGTTSSIVQDLKADKFDLAICSLVPEEPEVEFIPLISQELVLVTSRNHPLAQRNQHEIALEDTTPYPFIFFSQKSGLRQFIDNMFMQKKLIPEIACYVEEDTAMVGLVSIDYGIAIMPRISTLAHSDVHVMRIKDPGPTRYIYLATRKDKMLSPATQTFKKFIFSACQTMQFSSAAR; the protein is encoded by the coding sequence ATGAATTTAAAACAATTACACTATTTTAAGCGTCTGGCGGAAAAACAGCATTATACCGAAGCGGCGTCGAGTCTGTTTATTGCCCAACCCTCTTTAAGCCATGCGATATCCGAACTCGAAAAAGAGCTGGGCGTGATGCTATTTGAAAAATCCGGCAGGAATGTGCGGATAACGCAGGGAGGTAAAATATTTTTACCCTATGTGGAAAATGCGTTGCTTGAATTGGAAAACGGCCGTCTGGCGCTGCGCCAAATGAGCGGCTGTCACGACGACATTATCAGCCTGGCGTTCATTTACACCATGGGGGAAACGGTGGTTCCACAGTTGATCGACCGTTTTACCCATATTCCCGGCAATGAAAACAAACGCTTCTGTTTTTATCAGGGAACAACCTCATCAATCGTACAGGATCTTAAGGCGGATAAGTTCGATCTGGCTATCTGTTCCCTGGTTCCGGAAGAGCCGGAAGTCGAATTTATTCCGTTAATCAGCCAGGAACTGGTGCTGGTGACCTCGCGGAATCACCCTCTGGCGCAGCGCAATCAACATGAAATCGCCCTGGAAGATACCACGCCTTATCCATTCATCTTTTTTTCGCAAAAGAGCGGGTTGCGCCAGTTCATCGACAACATGTTTATGCAGAAAAAGCTGATCCCTGAGATAGCCTGTTATGTCGAGGAGGATACCGCGATGGTGGGGCTGGTGAGCATTGATTATGGTATTGCGATCATGCCGCGCATCAGCACGCTTGCGCATTCCGACGTTCACGTCATGCGCATCAAGGATCCCGGCCCCACGCGTTATATCTATCTGGCGACCCGCAAAGATAAGATGCTGTCGCCCGCGACCCAGACGTTCAAAAAATTCATCTTCAGCGCCTGCCAAACCATGCAGTTCAGTAGCGCGGCACGATGA
- a CDS encoding amino acid ABC transporter ATP-binding protein, with product MPLITINQVQKYYGQNHVLKGVDLDIEMGEVISIIGRSGSGKSTLLRCMNGLEGYQEGSIKLGGMTVTDRDSQAREISRSVGMVFQNFNLFPHMTALQNVMLAPRRVLGKSAAECRELGEQVLNKVGLGERIHYYPGNLSGGQQQRVAIARALAMNPKVLLCDEITSALDPELVGEVLKVLEQLAAEGMTLILVTHEMNFAREVGDRVVFMHQGKVWEQGESKALFANPQTAELKQFIASVRGLSEA from the coding sequence ATGCCGCTCATAACCATTAATCAGGTACAGAAGTATTACGGTCAGAACCATGTCCTGAAAGGCGTGGATCTGGATATTGAAATGGGCGAGGTCATCTCCATCATCGGACGCAGCGGCTCGGGTAAAAGCACCTTGCTGCGCTGTATGAACGGTCTGGAAGGGTATCAGGAAGGCAGCATCAAGCTAGGCGGCATGACCGTCACCGATCGTGACTCGCAGGCGCGGGAAATCAGCCGTTCCGTTGGCATGGTGTTCCAGAATTTTAATCTGTTCCCCCATATGACCGCGCTGCAAAACGTGATGCTGGCGCCGCGCCGGGTGCTGGGAAAAAGCGCCGCCGAATGCCGCGAGCTGGGCGAGCAGGTGCTGAACAAAGTCGGGCTGGGGGAACGGATTCATTATTACCCCGGCAATTTGTCCGGCGGGCAGCAGCAGCGCGTGGCGATTGCCCGGGCGCTGGCGATGAACCCGAAGGTCTTACTGTGCGATGAAATTACCTCGGCGCTGGATCCGGAACTGGTCGGTGAAGTGTTGAAGGTGCTGGAGCAGCTTGCCGCAGAAGGCATGACGCTGATTCTGGTGACGCACGAAATGAACTTTGCCCGTGAAGTGGGGGATCGGGTGGTGTTTATGCATCAGGGCAAAGTTTGGGAGCAGGGAGAAAGTAAGGCGCTGTTCGCTAACCCCCAGACCGCCGAACTGAAGCAGTTTATCGCCTCGGTGCGCGGGTTATCGGAGGCGTAG